The nucleotide window ttatttttacaacagCAAATAATTGTCATCTGTCCTACAAGTTTGTGTCTTACTTTGTTTATTAATTTGTCTGGCATGCACTTTACATTCTGCCTGAGAGCACCCAATTTATGGGCCACTGAGTGATTGAGATTCTACACCCTTATCACTGTGGATCATACGAAGGGGAGATAAGAGAAACCAACTTTTTGTTATAAGACAACAGTATGGGCACAGCTGTCATCTATAATGCCCAGAAACTGGTATTAATTTCTGTCCAGCAGCATGTGGGGAACATATTTAATTGACTTGAGTAGGAGCCTTTTATTTAGTTTTCCACCTCACAAAAATATCCCGTGAGACTGATTCATAACATCCTGTCCAGATTCGTGGGCCTACAGAAATACTTGGACATTTTTGTCTGGAGCTTcatgtgtgttttaaaataggTTGAAGCCATTACATTTTGtgtcctctgcttctcctttcgCAGAACAGTATGTGCAGTAGCCCTTTGCATATGCAAGCAGAtgtaaaaggaaattataaaatGTCTTTGCGTAAAAAGCAGTGTTCAGGGTAAGCGGAATATGCATATGCAGATCATGAGACCAACAATATATAGTACTTGATGGAAAACAGCACAGTAGAGATTGTTAAAATCAAACCATCCTAAACTTGGTGAATTTTCTACACCATTTTTCTATGTCCTTGTTCGAGAATCAGTGCAAAACCCACaggcagtaaaagaaaacttcagaaaattcGAATATCATACTAACTATacatatttttgcctttcaaagTTCTTAttggaagcaaagaaaagacCCTCTGTATGTTGTTGAGTGTCCTGACTGCCCACCATGAAGATAAAATCTCAatgctttttcctgctctttctttggttttagtttCTTAGTGCTGTTCTTTCATAccttatttgtattttataagtTCTTTGATACAGCTGTCATACCACAATGAGAACACTTATTCATCATAAAAGCAGTAATATACCAGGTTTGACGTCTTTCAAAAGTATTGGTTGACAGCCCAGCAAAAATAGGGTGTCTGAACATTTATGATCATTATACAAGCtttatctctcttttcctcATAGATTATTTGTATTATTACAAATTACTTAATATGTAGTGAAATATGTTTTAGACAAATTATAGAGCtttaaaacagctgaaagaaCATCTGACAGACTCTGAAATAGCTGAAGCTACATAAGAgtagttttaaaatcttttctgtagAGCTACCTTATTGGCTGATTAGCTGTCTTGTGCTATCCCAGTTTACAGGTGACGCCTGTTTCCCATTACTGGCCTTTATGTTTATTCTCAAGGTTCATTAAGATCTTTTGAAATAACCTGACATCATTTCATTCTCCTCTTTTCTGTGTATAAATTTCTGGTCATTggctttttcaaataaacaatgACACAAAAGGAATCCGTAAGCGCAGGGCAGTAACtatcctgctttctgcttcagaaattacTGAGTGCaatattgtttctttctaaTAATACACAGATGCTGTGTCATAAGAACATACAAGCAGCTTTGCAATGGAAAAGGGTTGATATGTggctataaatattttaaattaaatttaatttcatcaAGAAAGtttaaattgctgttttctggaTTATCAAGTGCcaaagaaatagaaagtttGAGGTCTTATTGCATTTTTCCATAGAGCTGGCTTTCAAGTAGTGTCTCATGTCATCTGAGTTCAGGGTGGAGACATGGACTGAGCAGAGGACATAGGGTGGAGATGTTGTTAACAGCATCAAGGTTGAGTCCAACTCTGAACTTAGAAAGTATTTGCTTATATGAAGAACACATGATTTTCACCAAGCTAAAGTATTAATCCAGAAAAATTTAACTAaggtaaaattatttatgaaatgttCTTGTCCTGAATTATTGTATTATACTTTTAGAAAAGTTTGATAATGGAGTAATGCAGACTCTAAATCCTTTCATCTAAGAAAGCTGGATATAAGTTAGCTTCAAGAGTTCAAGATataattaaaagtatttaatgatattaatatttaattatttagcaATGTTCAAGTAACTATAAGGCATAGGTAAGACATAAATCAGGAAATGACAAAAGGTAACTGGCcaaatcatgtttttttttctctagcgTATTTTCATACTGGTCTGAGTTAGGTGTCACTGATGAGAAATTGGGTCAGGTTCCCACCAAGGGCTGTCACATTAAGTGACTTGACCTCAGTCATTAAGGGTCAGTGGCACTGCTTGCTAGTCCTGAGAGAGAGGCAttgcagcactgctggctcaggGGAGGCAGGCAGCACAGGCGAAGCCCTTCAAAGTTCAGGGATACTGGTATGAGAGAAGTGCTTGCTGGAAGCACCTCCGTTACCACATCATGCAGAGGTCATCTTGACAATACAGTTCCTGACTCCAGACACAGGTGACCTTAACCAGGCAGTTAAGGTGACCCTTTCTTTCGTCAAGACCACTTGTATCTGTTTCCCCAAAAACATACCTTCCTCACATTTGAAACCATGTCACCTCTTCAGTTAGTTCTCCACATTGTTCTGCAGTGGTGGAGAAACCAAGAAGGACATGCAAACCTTTGGGGACTAGGATCATCATTGCCttccatttcagaaattttctgttttagaaatgtcgatgaaagaaatatgtatatattcacAGCATTCCAAGCtttgaattaataaaatttCTGTGTACTGGAGATATCAGAGGTACCGCTCAAGATTCTCCATTGCTCTTAACTTGTGTCTTTACCATGGAGACAAGCCTCCGGGCATGAgaaattggggttttttcatTCAAGTGTAATTACAATCCTTGCAAAAGAGATGAATACCAGTGATGTCAGTTTTGACAGATTTCTGTTGCAGTGATCATTAAGTACTGGAAATCACCTAACTGTTCGATGTCAGCCACAGGCTGAAGTTAGAATTGTTAAATATAACTTGTGCTGCACCTGAACTGTTGAACTACAAGCTGACTCCTTGAGCCATCCAACCATTTGGACTAAACTTTTAAAGTAAGGTTAAATATTAAGGATCTATAGTTTTGTGTTCTGTTAGTGTTCTCTTTTAGACCCTTTGTAAATTCCCCTCTTTTGTCCTCTTTGCCTCCAGAATACTGCTGTGATGTATACAGCACAGCCGGTTTAAAAATCCGCAAATTTCCCTACGAACCCTCTGATATTTCTCCCACATTCGAGTTAGGCAGGGCCATTCTTGAACAGCCTGCACACAAAGGGAGGTAACTGACTGCTGAAAGCTGCAGCCACTCCTCTTTATGTCATCTGTCTCcttcagatgcttttcttctcatctgcattaaaaaatggTTTGAATTACTGTAGAACAAATAACCGCCTTTAATGAGTAGCATCTTAGGTGGGTGAATCATGCCTATGTACTTTCAGGTCACTGAGTTAACAtcccttcatttttattttagttgtcTAGGATTCAACAAGAGGTCAGTTGCACAGCTAAGCAGGTGGATGATTACTTAGTAGTAGTAATTCTCTCACTTCTGTCTGCCTTTACTATCTTTGAATCATCCTATGCCTAACTAGATTAAGCCAAAGTTGAAAGTGACAGTGTTCCAAAAGAAGTCTCCATACAAATGACAAATGTCTAAACTAGCTCTTTTGaatatttgggtttatttctttttacataaataaaCCCATACTAGACAttaaacattttgcaaattCCTAACTTGTTACAGCTACAATAAAAAGAGAGACCCCATTCCAACATTTACTTCTCAGTCACAGCCACTGAACCACACTGCAGAAGACCCTACTGTAGAAGGAGCATTAGTAGCACATTCAGAAGTGCTCCAAGGGCACACTGGACGCATGCTGTCGTCAGCGATGCGCCCTGTGGAGGAGGATAAGTAGAACTGGGGAAGTGTTTCAGTGCAGTCTGTCGGTACCTGTCTGCTGCAAGCAAAGAGCTGATACACATCCGCCTTCAAAACCACATGCAGACTTCTGCCATCAGTCTTGATGGGAGCTGTCAGGTTCAGTAAGATGTCTCCAGACCCTACAGATAGATTTCAATAACTTGGTTTTAATTGCACTtaactttttgttattttggtgGCAAGTACTTCTAATGGGAATTTTTGTATGAATGCTAGTGTTCATCCCAGCACCTCATTTCTTGCAAATTCTATGAGTAGTCTGGTGGAAACTTACTGTTGTATTTGTGTTAAAGTAGTCCAAAGAGTACATAGATAAGATTGGGTCCTTCAGCACAGACAGCGTTCGTACTATAAAAAGCTTCCAAGCCTAGGAGTCAAAAGAGGACCTTTTACACGAGCTTGTAACAGGAGCTAAAATAAAAGGGCTGGGTTGACATCTGTGAGCAGTCTGCACTTTGAATCAAGGATTAAACTTATTATTTTGTGTCGCTAATATGATCTTGGCTTTACTTtctgaaagatgttttccaTCCTCACCGCATGTAAATATCTCCTTATTGATCTCAATACTTCCTTATTTTCCAGGCTCCCCATATAACGACAGCATACCATTCATCAGAAGTTTTCTACTGCCTTCTGCAAATCACCAGGATGATGACCTTATACCTCCTGAAGGTGATAATGAAAATGACTTGGAAGTTGGATCAGGAGCCACCAACCAGACTGGATTGTTTCTGCATGAACAGCGAACAGTGTCAGTGCAAACAGCCAGATACCTCACTAGTCCATGGCTGACCCGTTTTGTTCCTTCAGTTTACACTTTAGTGCTTGTGCTGAGTCTCCCTCTAAACATCACGGCGATAATcgtgtttcttaaaaaaatgaaaattgaaaagCCAGCTGTAATATACATGCTAAATTTGGCCCTTGCAGATGTTCTGTTTGTAAGTGTGCTTCCTTTTAAGATTGCTTATCACTTTTCTGGAAACAACTGGGGGTTTGGACCTCAAATGTGCCGTTTCATCACTGCTGCCTTCTACTGTAATATGTACTGCTCAATAATGCTTATGACAAGCATAAGCTTTGATCGCTTCTTAGCAGTGGTGTATCCCATGCAGTCTCTTGGGTGGCGTACATTAACACGTGCCTCGCTGATTTGTTTCGTTATATGGCTTGTAGCAATAGCTGGGGTTGTACCTTTTCTCATTAGAGAGCAAACATTGGAAATACCCAAGTTAAATATAACTACTTGCCATGATGTGCTGAGAGAATCTGAACTTCATGGCTATTACCTCCACTTTTTCTCTatcttctcttctgtgttttttgtaGTGCCATTTATAATTTCTACTATCTGTTACGTGTGTATCATTCGATGTCTTAGTTCTTCTACCGTtgttgcaaaacaaaataagaagaCACGTGCCTTACTCTTGTGCGtggctgttttttctgtttttgttatTTGCTTTGGACCAACAAATGTCCTCTTATTAATTCATTATATCCACTTTACTTATGACAACAGCTTAGAGTATCTTTACTTTGCCTATCTACTCTGTGTTTGTGTAAGCAGCATTAGCTGTTGCATTGACCCCTTTATTTACTACTATGCGTCTTCTCAGTATCAGAGAaaatttttcagtctcttccaCTGTAAAAAGACTTCTGATCCTAACAGTAGTAACAGCAGTGGCCAGTCAGTGTCTACCACAAGTAGAAGGGCTACATGCTCTACTAATGTGAATAACAGTGTCTACAGGAAATTACTAGCAATGCATTGAGATAGTGTATAGTATACGTATCTAATGTCTAAACAACTTCAAACAAAAAGAGGACTGTATTATAtccaagaaatgcaaaatcttAAACCAAGTTGTGGTACAATACATAGTTCTGTGGATTCATTATAGTAATGCACAATTCAAATTATGACtctgtatatgtgtatatatagtatatgtaaataaataaatgtagagggaaaaagaagtttctttatAACAGCTGATGAGTGCTTTTCAAATAAACTCCATTTTTTCAGACAAATCCTTTACATTCAGTTTATTGCAGGGGTTTTATGAAATACCATTTAAGGATTTTGAACTGTATCAGGTTAATTAAATTCTTACTTGTGGAACCGCTCCATCTATCCAGTACTTCCCGAAGAAAGGGAAGATATCTgtccaggcttttttttccccctttcgTATTTGTCATTATTTCTGGAATTATCtgtaaacttcattttcttaggATTATTTTGCACCCTGGACGCTGAaactttattttacatttttatatattccaGTTCACAGCAGTCTGTATGGTTTTAGGAAGGTGACCAACTGAAATCAGCTATAGATCGATGCTGTTTGTCAGGGGAGAGAATTTTCAGCAGCTAGAACTAGCTTTTCTTTTGGTGTTCCTACTGTTAGTGTACGCTGGGCATCTTGGTTAGGATCGTGATATTTTTCACAATTAGTCTcggaaaaaaaatgtgacattttgtTTCACAGTAAATCAAAGTTGAATGGCTCTCCagaaaatatatggaaaaagaTGTGTTTACTATCTTGCTATGCAGTTTGCAAACGTGTGCTTTCATGCATGTGATTAATCATCATGCATGTGGCTTATACTCAGAAATATCCTTTATTCCTGCCAAGTCTAgctgtttttcatatttcacattGTGTCCACGTTTACTAAAATTGCTGTGATTTAGACCCCGATAGCTAACTTCATCTTGTGTAGCATTCTTTTACTACAAGGGATGCTAAAGCCAAGTAACAGGAATTCAGTTTTAGAAACAGGTGTGTAGGTAACAGGAGTGTAcacaaaaatgaagatgaataaAGTAGGAACTTGGTTAATGTATGATTTGCCGTAGGAATCTGCCAAGAAGTACAGCAGTGGATAAAAGCTGTCTTCAGTCCAGCATAAGTTATAAAACACCATAATCTTTCTGCACACAATGTAACAGTGAGAAACTTCTTTCTAACCATGACCTCTTGTAAGTTTGTTTGTTAATGCACTTACGCATAATTAAGTTTTGCATTACCAGGGTCTCTCTAGATTTTTGTTCTCAAGTAAT belongs to Cuculus canorus isolate bCucCan1 chromosome Z, bCucCan1.pri, whole genome shotgun sequence and includes:
- the F2R gene encoding proteinase-activated receptor 1 — protein: MGPRELRALLCAIAALGCPSPATARRLGSPYNDSIPFIRSFLLPSANHQDDDLIPPEGDNENDLEVGSGATNQTGLFLHEQRTVSVQTARYLTSPWLTRFVPSVYTLVLVLSLPLNITAIIVFLKKMKIEKPAVIYMLNLALADVLFVSVLPFKIAYHFSGNNWGFGPQMCRFITAAFYCNMYCSIMLMTSISFDRFLAVVYPMQSLGWRTLTRASLICFVIWLVAIAGVVPFLIREQTLEIPKLNITTCHDVLRESELHGYYLHFFSIFSSVFFVVPFIISTICYVCIIRCLSSSTVVAKQNKKTRALLLCVAVFSVFVICFGPTNVLLLIHYIHFTYDNSLEYLYFAYLLCVCVSSISCCIDPFIYYYASSQYQRKFFSLFHCKKTSDPNSSNSSGQSVSTTSRRATCSTNVNNSVYRKLLAMH